A DNA window from Rhipicephalus sanguineus isolate Rsan-2018 chromosome 8, BIME_Rsan_1.4, whole genome shotgun sequence contains the following coding sequences:
- the LOC119403139 gene encoding uncharacterized protein LOC119403139, whose translation MHAKWFFIWLACCVLVGAWTQTPEITECSKQQYFRVSNVTITDATIYQTMTARFTLALTKTLGNKPKIKLTLRRKSGIKIPCLFGYGSCTYKLCKGTTEQEQALASMWGNRCPVPTFEETPVINFPMRPAINMITGIPPTKITIRFKVTNGEQKFRLSDVTVEDATIGRTMTVNFTLTVTEELADEPKLEVTVIKQNGRKVSCPPRGGACVYRLCGGTSNEEKFLGQLWNNECPVPAAERRESTSARLDPMIQFVIGRAPTTITVEYKVKNGGATVGCQSFQVRIDAP comes from the exons ATGCATGCTAAATGGTTTTTTATCTGGCTCGCGTGCTGCGTGCTGGTCGGTGCGTGGACACAGACGCCTGAGATTACAGAGTGTTCAA AACAGCAATATTTTCGGGTTAGCAACGTCACCATCACTGACGCAACAATTTATCAAACTATGACCGCAAGGTTCACGCTAGCACTGACAAAAACACTAGGAAACAAACCAAAAATCAAGCTGACGTTGAGGAGAAAGAGCGGGATCAAAATTCCTTGCTTATTTGGATACGGCAGTTG CACATATAAGCTCTGTAAAGGAACCACCGAACAGGAACAGGCCTTAGCGAGTATGTGGGGGAACCGGTGCCCAGTCCCAACGTTCGAGGAGACACCAGTAATCAACTTCCCGATGCGTCCTGCGATAAATATGATTACAGGC ATTCCACCGACGAAGATTACAATCCGGTTTAAAGTGACTAACG GTGAGCAAAAGTTTAGGCTGAGCGACGTGACTGTCGAGGATGCCACGATCGGGAGAACGATGACAGTCAACTTTACTCTCACGGTGACCGAAGAACTTGCGGACGAGCCGAAACTGGAAGTGACCGTCATCAAACAGAACGGCAGAAAAGTTTCCTGCCCACCGAGGGGAGGGGCGTG CGTCTACAGGCTTTGCGGGGGAACCAGCAATGAGGAGAAGTTCCTCGGACAGTTGTGGAACAACGAGTGTCCGGTTCCCGCGGCGGAAAGGAGGGAGTCAACCAGCGCACGGTTGGACCCTATGATACAGTTCGTTATTGGT CGGGCACCGACGACGATCACAGTCGAATACAAGGTGAAGAACGGCGGCGCAACGGTTGGATGCCAGTCGTTTCAAGTTCGTATAGATGCTCCTTGA